The sequence tagtgtatgtgttaAACCCTGTTCACACTAAACCGACAAATGCTGACTAGACATGTTAATTTGGCAAAAAAAGCAGTGACCAACATTAAATGGCGCCAATAGAGGTAACAACAAGTTTGCTCAAGATACATATCCATGTAATAAAGAGAATCCTAAATATCAATAACTCAATTCAGAAAAAACTTAGTTACTGCATTTTGCCTTTGCATGGCTGGCTAACCTCTGTGCATGCAAAAACAGCAGGTAAATTATATGTGTATAGCACATGCAGTCAGTGTAGCTAGGGGTTCAACATGATTATTTAACTGCTTACCTTTATTTAACCAGCCACCTGCTCTCTCTTTTTTCAGCTCCATGCGCCCCTCAAAATGTGCAAGCCAATGTGCAGTGTGATACAGGGTCTGTGTTAGTGAGCTGGAGCCCATCAGTGGATAGCAGCCAGTTTGTTGTGGAACTGGTGTCCCAGAGCACGGGTGTGATCTCCTTCTGTAACAGCACAAACACGCAATGCTCCATTACCAATCTAACCTGTGGACAGATCTTCAACCTCAGTGTGGTGGCAGTGAGAGGCAGCTGTCAGAGTCAGCCAAGTAGTGGCGTCAACATCAACTCAGGTTGGACACTAACACAAGAACACTACTGCAGATAGATTGCAATACCCAAACTTCACCTAATGCACTTCATGTCTGATCCCTTTTCTTTACAGCTCCATGTATCCCACAGGGGGTGAACGGCACTGTGGACTGTGTCACTAATTCTGCATGGGTATCATGGGATGTAGATAATAGCACAGATACCTACACAGTGCTGGCTGTAGGGGATAATGGTCAAAATTCTACCTGTATCAGCTCAAACTCTGTGTGTCATGTACCGGACCTGGGTTGTGGAAGAAGGTTCACCTTCCAGGTCACTGCCTCAAATGGAGCCTGTGTGAGCCTACCCAGCAAGAGCTTTAAGTTGGAGACAGGTTAGTACAAACGCAATAGAAAACAGGTTTACCCCTTCTTTTTTGAGGATCAGAGATTTTTAACAGTATGTGTAATCTTTGTGTCTCCAGCACCCTGCGCTTTGTCATCCATCGTGGCGATAGCTGAATGCCAGAGTTCTGTTATTAAGGTGCAGTGGCAGAGGGAGCAGATGGGAGATTCTCTCTACACTGTCACAGCAGAGGATCAAGACCGTAACTTCCTTTCTTGCAACAGCTCCACTTCTTCCTGCAACCTTACCAATGTGCAGTGCGGCAAGGAGTACACCATCATTGTGGAAGCTTCAGCTGAAAAATGTAGCGGCCTTCGAAGCCCACCATACAAGATCAGAACAGGTACTACCCTCAATATTATTATAAAGTTTACTCGTATCGCTGTTTTTATATGCTGGTTGTTAAAAGCAACTTTAAAAATATGCATGTTATATAACACCCAAAAAACAAAAGCAGAAGAAGTTGAGATGTTGGGTATAGGGTGGACCATAGTGCATAACTGCAGATAACTATGTAAACTATGTAAAATGTCACGGTAAAACATGATATCATGAATATTTAAGAAAGCAAACGATTTAAGCTAATTATGctgtacagcagtgtttcccaactctgttcctagaggcacaccaacagcacatattttggatgtctcccttatctgacccattcattcaaggttttggagtcttttctaatgttctgatgagttgattcaggtgtttgatgaggcgacacggtggctcagtggttagcactgtcacctcacagcaagtcccggctggatcagttggcatttctgtggggagtctgcattttcttcctgtgttggtgtgggtttcctctgggtggctctggatttccccacagtccaaagacatgcgctataggtgaattgggtgaactaaattggtcgtagtgtgtgtgaatgagtgtgcatggatgtttcctagtactcggttgcagctggaagggcatatgctggataagttggcggttccgctgtggcaacccctgatgaagccaaagaagaatgaatgaatgaatgaatgaatgaatgattgggatgaggttgaaaatgtgtactattggtgtgccttcaggaacagggttgggaaacactgctgtacagttgtcaacatttgaagtggataaaaaagattttcaaaattGTCTCAAAACTGAAGAAAATgtgttgtttaatagttttagaaCAAATTTAAAGAAaggttttgattcacttcaaatgttaactACTGTATAAGGAAACTTTGACTATTATTATTTGTCCAATTTGGTAGTATGCTACTACTTTCCTAGATGATCTGACTTGCAATTGTAAgctgagaacaaaaaaaaaatctaggtccaccaaaatatattaatagACCTCTGGGTATGTCTATTATAAACCACCACTTGATCATCTGAATTGTGGGacctttatatttaaataattgcagTTACATTATATAGACCGGTGGATCCAATCATGCTTACTAGAGTTCTGTTCCAACATGATCTAAAACAACAGCCTGGGAGTTTCTACCACTCCCAAAGACATTGAAAAGGTTATAAACAGGATAAAGCTAAATTCTTGCAGGAAGGAAACTGCCCTCCAGTAGGAGGTCTGGACACACCTGCTCTGCAGATCGATCCATGATAGAAGTGTTTAATAACATCGATATTCTTCCTTTGATACTCTGCAGTGCCCTGTCAACCCTCAACAATTCAGACCCACACAGACTGTCAGTCGAAGGATGTGTCTGTGTGGTGGGACAAATCATACGTTGCACAGTCATACCTGCTTACTGCAGTCGGCAGAGATGGAGACCTGAAGACGTGCAATACCTCAGACAGCAACTGCACACTAACCAACCTGCACTGCAGTAATACCTACTATGTGTCTGTTACGGCCAGTAATGAAAACTGCACCAGCCTGCCTAGTACAAATGTCACCTTCCAAACAGGCAAGAGAAACAAATTACTTTTAAGCTCagtaattaaaattgttacatgATTTAAATACTTACTGATATGTGTATATCTTGCAGTGCCATGTCAGCCTTCCAACTTGACAGCAAATATAGAGTGCGAAAATGGTAGTGCCTCCTTGTATTGGGTGGGGAGTACAGGGGCAGTGGCCTACATGGGACTTGGTCAGTCTGAAAACAGCACAACAATCTACTGCGAAACCACACAAACATTCTGTTCTTTAACGGGGTTAGTGTGCGGAGCTGTGTATAACTTCACAGTGCTGTCAACGGATGGCACCTGCAACAGTTCCTTGAGTGATCCTCAAACCATGGGAGCAGGTACAACATTCATTTTTCACCCTCAGACCACAATACTCTTGTACAGTTGTCTATTAGTATAAAAGTATTGTCATTGAATTTTCAGATACACAAACttactgttaaagtcatttaaaggaacactccactttgttCAAAATAGGCTCAAATAAACTCTTCTGGaggttgagttttaccattcaggcagcacagtggttagcactgtcacctcacagcaagaagggggGCAAAAACGGGAGTGTTGTTAGGTATGGACTAAACTGGAggaaaattaatcaatgaatccattcagttgatctctggttctggcaggagcacttttagcttagctttgtatagatcactgaatcagattaaaccataggtctcaaacttgattcctcgAGGACCACAACTCAGCAGTTCTgttccaatcctaatcaaacacagctgatccaactattCAAGGAGTTCAAAACTTCTAGGCTGTTTCCCAATTCCAAAGAcacagagaacagacttgcgttcttgtggagaccggtcttgccaagttacctagAAAGAATCAAATCGGGAGACCgagagaacagagaacgcatgCTCTGAGAAACGAGATGATGTGTTTTTCCCTGGCTCTACCTGATGGTCATGTGacattcacacatttttaaaggtaaattattttaaaaattacagcattcatacaacaattatTGTTTTTCCCGTTTTTCACAATATATAATATGCATAAAGACTtgacaaatatacgttgcacaatacaaataaaactaactttgatataaatttcagcaaataaacacccttaatgtctTTATGCCTCTATAAAGATTTTCatgtcaatgtttacatttttgatttagggaaactcctgagataaagaAGTTATCtctctgaactttattaataaatctatttatttagccgcaatgacttctgggacttcttgaGCGAGTTTTGCACTCAGGTCTGCAATAATGCATCcgcgatatcaagaacacatccgggaacacATCGtccgttcttgtggtcttgagttttgaaactgaactttggcagttgatgatgacgttacaagAGAACACAAGATCGTTGAAGAACACATATTAAGAAACAGCCCTagaaactattaagcaggtgtgagttggaggttgttagagctaaactgtgcagagctgcggccctccaggaattaagtttgagaccactggcctaaagcattaattagcatcttgcttaaaaatgggcaaagaatttgaataattttcctatttaaagcttaactatTCTGTAGTGTACTAAAactgaaagttaaaaaaaatttaaagttccCATTTTCTAGTTCGATATGTCtatgaactatactctcattctggtgtagtACAATATTACTCAGTGCCTGAAAATAGCCATTAGCATGCTACTGCCAGACCAGGAGGTCAGTTGAAGggatttaaaaaatggtaaaacgaGCAAAATAGAGCAAAGTAAAAGTTCTAGCAACATCTCTTGAGTCACAACCAGGCTAGCAGCTGCTTACAATGACACTGCATTTTAGACTGGATGCAACATGAAAAATAACCTTTATAAGATCAAACTTGTGCTTACACCAGGAGTGCTCAACCCTATTCCTGGCGATCTACCAtcctacagagttcagctccaaccctgatcaaacagacctgaactaattaattaggacctgaacatcACTTGATAAttgcaggcaggtgtgtttgatatgggttgcaactgaactctgcaggaaggtggATCTACaataacagggttgagcacccctggctTAGACCAAATGTGAAAATATTCCATTCTGCAAATCCAACATATTTCAGATctgttttaattctttaaatatatCTTTTCCCCTGCAGCCCCCTGTCCTCCAGCTCAATTAAGTGTTGCCCCACGTACGGTAGTGAACGGCACTCAGATCTTGAGAGCATCCTGGTCAACTGTGAATTGCTCCAAGTCTGAATACCTGCTGGCACTGAAAGGCTGCATTCATGGCAACCACAACGCACAATCTGACCTTACCTCCTATTGGACAGTTCGTACATTCTTTGAGATCCCTCTTCCTTGTGGCTCCTCGTACAGCGCGACCATCAGGGCGAGGAACTTTGCAGCCACAAGCGACGAGTCTGCTGCTGTCAATGGAACAACAGGTGCGTAACATCAGCTCAATATCGCTACTCTCCTCCTTGcttaaatgagaaataaaatgcTCTAAAGCAAAAAATCTACACATTTAACTTAATTGCTCTTCCTTTGTTTTCTTCAGTACCTTGTGCAcctgcaaatgtcacattcacTGCTTCATCAGCACAAGTGGCATGGACGAAGTCTGTATTTGCTACAAACTACACCGTTTATGGGGTCACTTCTTCTAATAGGACGACACTCTGCCTGACCACACAGCTTCTCTGCTCGGTCAGTAACTTCAGCAGTGGCAACATTGTTGTAACTGCCAGCAACGCTGCCGGGGAGAGTGAAGACTCGGTGCCTGTTTTAAGTAAGTGGTTTTTAGAGAATGAAACTCAATATGCaatcaaatatttgaaaatgtctGCTTTGGTGACAGTCTTGTAATTTTTGACCTTGTCCATCCTTTGATAGTTTCACCCAGTAGCAGAAGAAGATGAGACCTGGCATAGAGAAAGGTGAGATGATGCTTAAGCAGAAATAAACAAGTTCATGTAAAATGCACAAAAGATCAATTAATCcacattagggctgtgcgataaagCAAAATCGAATCGCGATTTaaaacattgcgattagctaatttaGCAGTGAAATATACCGGGTCCGTCACCTCATTTTACTAATCCCCGTCCTCAACCACCCCGTCCACTGTTCACTTTCGCTTTCTTCAGCGAGTGCCCAACCCTCTACACTATCGTCCGTGACACCCTCGCCCTGCTCACTTTTGtccgcgaccccccccccccaaacattTGTGCGCGATCTTCATCCTCTGGTAActtaacatgccggatccgttaacccaatctgttccgggacctcgcaattcacaaattaagcattGCCCCTGCCCaaagcaaatgcgtgactgccgtctgtgtatgacagtcttactagccaatggAATAAGCACAATTGAATGTtaagtgtcttgctaaaaagtcaactgaaagtattgccagtggcacttaatctagtagcaagcgacagcaaagtacaatttcaggaCCAGGGGGTGCcaagtcggagcactcactctggttCCCCGGGCTCTGCGATTGGTTGGGGAAAtttcaaattgaaccaaaacaaaccattacaattGGTTTAAGATTGGCAATCAAAAGTcaggacattgcaacctgcagaaaaaacaaaaacaatattagagttgtttcagccatgttagtttgttgagtgttctgtatttttattaatatttttgtttgtataatattagctacactatctccctaatttgagttcaacttgtttacagaaagttaaggtcattttatttgtgcttactgtttgctccagagaaaaaatatttaatttctgaatatttaaaaataaatttgaataaatttaaataaatatcttttcagttctttttttgactaacactcactgcattttagcagtaagaagctacgatacagattactgagctgaagcttgactacaaaataaaATCGCAAATTGAATTCgcagtatgtaaaaaaaaaaaaaaaaaaaaaaaaagaaaaaaaaaaatcacaattattattttctttaaatcgcacagccctaatccaCATTTTATTCGTTATATATGAAAACATACATGTTTACAAGTGACTTAAATGCCATCAAGTCTTATAGTAATGACACTATTCTCTCCACACCAGGCCTGCCCAACTCCTGAGTGAATTTTCTCATCCCAATCAAGCCTTTGCCTTTTGATAAATTACAGCAGTTTCCTAAGAATTTGTAATGTTCTGTGTTGCTTCATTTCTTTGGGTCAAGGTTATTCTTCACAATATCTATGGGTGGAATAGATTGACtgggtaaaaatatatatttcttttaaaatgtagttcCAAAATCTGTTATATTTGTGATAAATTATGAACTCATGGTCTTATAAATTATGACATGTAAAGCTCATGTGGAATAAATTAATGCTACACAAAACCTCTGCTGTTCAATAAATGGATCTTCTTATGAGGAACTTACCAAGACACAAGTGACCTATTCAAAGCCAAAAAAAGAAGGTAATGAAAACATTTACAACACATTTGAGAGTAGAACTAGTTACATTACTTCATGGGAATAGTTAGTCACTACTTTTCTCACTTGCATAGTAATAGGAATTTCTTTGATCTCTTTATTATAAGGGATAGTACTGGATTGCGAAAATAAAGTTGAAATGCAGCAGAAGCATGTCTTAATTGAACCACTGAAAATCTTAAGGGTCCATGTTAGTGGATATTGCTTGAGATATAGCCAGCTGCAGACTTGCAGACCAACACGCATTTCAGCACACATGATCTAGGCAGGAGCGAACCAAATATGGTTAATGATGGATCAGGAGCATTATCACCACCTACTGTACTTCAGATATGGCGATCGAGACTATCTTGAACAGTTTAGTTTCCCAATTCAGTCATTACTTCATTTTTATATAGTGTTAGACATTGATTAAGTGTAAAAAGATttgtattacatataaagatgtattatagcCTATAAATATTAACTTGccattatttccttcattataatgaatccgttatataaatgaaacctgtccaatttagatcgtttATACATCTCCGAAAAATGTTTCAGCAAAGACAGCAAACCAGTATCTGCAATATTGACTCTTTCGCATAAATAATGACTGaccatctatgatgactgatagataactgttcagtctattatattgaaatgGCACTCAAGATACAGCATTCCCCATTCGCCTGTCTAGTACACACAGTACACACCATCTATTGCGTAcactatttttttaacaatatatttaaaaataaattgatgatGAGGTCCGAGAGACATTAATAACCTTAATTATATATGGTTCGCCCCCGCCCTATATCATGTGTGCTGAATTGTATGTGCTGAAATGTGTGtaggtctgcagctggatattttTGCTTTGCTTAATGACAAAACTATACAACGGAGCAATTCTATTCCATACAATTTTATTAGAAAATGAGATGCAACAGAGCAATGAATCAAACAGCACAATGTCAGCATAGCTTTCGGTTCCCTGTGCCACAAACTCAACTCAGTGGACACTCTGTTGAAATTTAAAACATTCTCTGAGCTCTATGTACAAAGCCATTTGTGGAAATCCTGAAAACAAATTTGGGAGAAaagggaaataataaaaaaagattttaaaatgtcatcttgAGTCTTGACATTTGTAAATGGGCAACTGagagaaattacatttttaatatctaCACATGTGGTGAACAACAGTGCAGAAAAAAATCCAGGCTTTTGCCTTTTAACAAGGGGATTAAAAGGAAAGAACATGAAGTAATAAGAGAGGGACCGGAATAACGTTGCAGAGGGAatctgagagagagaggggagaagACAGACTTGGATCAGGGGGAATCTGCTCGAACACTGTTTGTTCTTTCTCCAGGTTCAGAACTGGGGCGCTCTTGTTTTGCATGTATTCGTTCATTGCTGGATTCCCGACGGTGCGATCGCTCTTTGCTGCGACTGCGCTTGTGTTGGCGATCCTTACTATGGCTGCGTTCCCGCTTCCTGTTCTTCTCTTCCCCTGCTTCCTGCCTGCTCCTGCTGCCAGAGCGGGAGCGTTTCTTGCTAGATCTCTCAGCTTTGTGTTTCCGGTCTCTGCTTCTGCTTCTCGAGCGCTTGCTTCTCTTTTCTTCCCTGTGTTTTTTCTCCTCCTTATCATCCTTATGCCTCCTCTCTTCTCCCTCTCCTTTACTCCTCTTGTCTTTTGACCTCTCTCGATCTTTATGGTGCTCTCTGTCTTTCTTGCGActacgctctctctcactctctgccTCTCTGTCTTTATCTCGGTCTTTCCTCTCTGTCCTCTTGTCTCGGCTGGTGCTTCGACTTCGGCGTCGTTCCCTGCTCCGGCTCCGCCGTCGTTCTGTGTTTCGCTCTGGAGTTCTGGAACGTCGTCTATCTCGGTCTCTCTCCCTGTCTCTCTCTCGGTCCCTGTCTCTATCTCTATCCCGGTCTTTTCCTTCCCGTTCTTTGCGCTGACGGTCTCGTTCTCTCTCCAGTTCATGATCAAAGCTAGCGCCATGTCTTTCTTTGTGATGGCTGCGACTCCGGGAGCGATTCTGGGATTTCCTGGGACTTGGACTTCTCCTAGGTGTCCTGAagccacacacacaaaagcagaaATCATTGAACAACAGATCCACACACAAAGCAAGAATGCACAAGAAACTGTCATGTCAAGAACAAACACTTCAGTCAGtactagagctgcatgattaatcgaaaaaagattgagATCTCAATTCAACCCCCCACACgattttaattcagcttttccatgattcagccaattatattttcaaagtcaggagagaagcgtaaaggcggaCACAAAATTCTTGACAGGAATTGATGTCCAAATGGCgctaaaagtgtcacatactgtattttgaaggtataattcacccacaAATGTACATTTGTCTTAATGTAATTATGTATTCGCGGCCACAAAATCACAGGTGAGCGCactcactgtttgtttactaccaagAGGATGCGTGATTGCCTGAGAATaatgcctactttagtgaacagaacctgcataggctgtgaataacaggtaataacgtaaaaaatgttcagtttgttgcacagagcgatcgtttgggagctGCGTGGGAAGTATGATttccatgtatgttttttttcttcctcaaaGTGACTGCAGCCATGAGCCGCTCTCAGCAGTGAAAGTAGAACTGGCGCACACataattttttaatgattatatcGCATTTatgttatgattatgacaagcatttgatatgggTTTTTCGTAGCGAACAGCATTTTGTGGGTGAGAATAAATGCttgtcagtgtcagtataactattctagcctatataatgttgaataaaatgaagggaatctgataatgacaaatgtctcacgttgtcaatgacaaatgacaagcatatttCTCAAACGTAATGATTCAACTGTGGAATTATGAATACTTCTGATGCATCAATTTATTGTGCATTAACAAACAGAATAtaaaagtctattcaagtccaccattccaagtctatacaaactTTAGCATTTAAACCAACAGAAGACCTCACATTATCATTGCTGTTGTTTTACAATATGTTTAAGACATAATAATAGcttactcatattaacctttattttacatctacagaattgtgagaaaattgtgatctttatttaaagcaaaaaaaatcgtaattctcattttagccagaatcatgcagctctagtCTCATTTCAGCACACTGCAGCTGCCTTATATTTACCAGCAATAATCAACAAATAAAGGAATAAGGCTCAAGAATTACCATTAAATAACCCAATttctaaaattaatgaaaatattaacaaaaatacaatgttgAGAAACATTTATCATTTGACAAAGCTCAAATTGAAGTGTTAATGCCATTAAATTTTTTGATTGATCCAACTATTGTCAAATGTGCTTGAGTTTCATTTTGTTGGTTCATCACAGAATAGGTTTGAATCACATTTAGTGCCAGCAAAAAGCACAATGAAGGAACACAGGTTGGCTTGTTAAAAATAGTCTATAATATTTAGCGTTCTCGTTTTTCCGTCAAACATAAGAGACTTTTGACAAATTAAAATACACTTTAttccatttattattaataatagtgtaTTTAACCATAAATAAGTtgcaaacaaacattttaaaatcacagGCTTAATGAAATAATCTTAATTTAAAAAGGAATGACAAAACTTGCATCCTTGCATCAAACACAGCACCACAAGCACTTGTCGTTGCTGATCTGGTTAGCCAAATAATCTCATTCCACCCCCACACACACCACCAATGTACCTGGAACGGCGCCTATCTCCATGCCTGCCTGTATCGGCTGCTGGTGCTGCTGCAgcctcttcctcctcttcttcctgcTCGTCTTTTTGCGGGGGTTTACGTGGTCTGCTCTTCATGTGCTGATCAATTGCCTTCTGCACAGGTACAGGTATTCGTGGAAACAATGTTGAGAACCACTCCAGCTTGGTCAGAAAGGAGCGAAGCATCTCTCCAACCGTCATTACACACCCTCCTCCAGCTTTCACGTCCAGCTCCTGATGACAAGAGGAGGAGGAAAACCATTAACACCATAAATCATAAAAACAACACTCACACATGCTCTTATCACACAGCATTGTGCTTCTAATACATGGTTAATTTAACTCCTATGATTACATCCTAAACGCATCACACTATAAACTCTTCTGGAAAATATGCTTCATTTGTGATGACCAAATACTGAGTCTTCACCTCTGCTCTCACCTGACTTAACATTCAGTATTTAATGGTGCATCAAGTAATAGTATTGCTCGTTTTAATGACTATTACATTGGActttataataacaaataatcatacACAATGTCATTATATAAATTCCATATTCACTAGCATCTAATCCTGGACATGTGACGGCTGCTCCtacaaataaacagcattttttatgaAGCTGAACTGAGGTCATTTACAtgcaaaaatattacataaaggACCTTCAGTGCACCTTTACGTGATAACCACATGGAATTGAGGAAATCGTTACATTCCTCAtgtctacccccccccccccccccccccccatctaaataaaaaaaagtttgttatattataataataataacaacagtatatcctaataatatatcattataataaaaataaatattattagataTCATAATGTCATTAAGAGATCAAGTACTGCTTAACTTCAATATCATTAGATTATTATCTCTTCTTACTATGCACTAACTCAAAATAGGTGTGA is a genomic window of Danio aesculapii chromosome 2, fDanAes4.1, whole genome shotgun sequence containing:
- the prpf38b gene encoding pre-mRNA-splicing factor 38B, encoding MAVSQQQQQQQALSKPTGGKHGNNLPLWGNEKTMNLNPMILTNVLSSPYFKVQLYELKTYHEVVDEIYFKVNHVEPWEKGSRKTAGQTGMCGGVRGVGTGGIVSTAFCLLYKLFTLKLTRKQVMGLITHSDSPYIRALGFMYIRYTQPPPDLVDWYDEFLDDEEELDVKAGGGCVMTVGEMLRSFLTKLEWFSTLFPRIPVPVQKAIDQHMKSRPRKPPQKDEQEEEEEEAAAAPAADTGRHGDRRRSRTPRRSPSPRKSQNRSRSRSHHKERHGASFDHELERERDRQRKEREGKDRDRDRDRDRERDRERDRDRRRSRTPERNTERRRSRSRERRRSRSTSRDKRTERKDRDKDREAESERERSRKKDREHHKDRERSKDKRSKGEGEERRHKDDKEEKKHREEKRSKRSRSRSRDRKHKAERSSKKRSRSGSRSRQEAGEEKNRKRERSHSKDRQHKRSRSKERSHRRESSNERIHAKQERPSSEPGERTNSVRADSP